A section of the Spirosoma pollinicola genome encodes:
- the gltB gene encoding glutamate synthase large subunit: MSDQVDQSAGLYRPEFEHDNCGIGFVAHIKGRKSHKIVADALQMLRRMEHRGAVGSEPNSGDGAGLLIQIPHEFFVDETRKLGVHLPPALEYGVGMVYFPKDVWLREECRAVLNRKMKMLGLELLCYRIVPVNNSDLGNGSRSAEPQMEQVFIKRPTDVTNAEDFERKLYILRNYSTRIINETIAGVDTFYFSSLSCRTITYKGQLTTLQLEPYFPDLQNEEVVSALGVVHSRFSTNTFPSWKLAQPFRYIAHNGEINTVRGNVNWMKAAEGLLESAKFTKDEMDMLLPICDQRQSDSANLDNAIELLVMSGRSLPHVMMMLVPEAWDGNEHMDPIRKAFYEFHAALIEPWDGPASISFTDGRIVGATLDRNGLRPSRFWVTNEDVVIMASEVGVLDIDPATVVSKGRLQPGKMFLVDMEQGRIVADEEIKAEMAGRQPYQKWLDENKVRIQDLEAPIRTYSNYDPAKLLRMQQAFGFTSEDLRMILAPMVETGKEALGSMGTDVPLAILSEQSQHMSHYFKQLFAQVTNPPIDSIRERSIMSLISFVGATYNLLSESPKHCRQVELDQPVLTTKEFDKLRFIDKPNFQAKTINCLFTADGEGKSLERALDRICRYAEDAIQDGYSILVLSDRAIDSSHAPIPSLLSTAAIHHYLIRQGLRGKVGIVVEAGDVWETHHVATLIGYGASGVNPYMAFETIANMKEKGLLQVDYDIDKLFKNYIKAVNGELLKIFSKMGISTLQSYQGAMIFECLGLNEEVVSRYFTGTVSRIGGMGLDEMAREILVRHCVAFPDMPVSAPRLEVGGIYQWKQRGEKHIFNPDTIHLLQQSTQKNDYSIFKKYSKLIDDQTQKAITLRGLLRFKKGKSIPVDEVEPIESIFKRFATGAMSFGSISWEAHTTLAIAMNRIGGKSNSGEGGEDELRYTPLANGDSMNSGIKQVASGRFGVTSYYLTNARELQIKMAQGAKPGEGGQLPGFKVDDWIGRTRHSTPGVGLISPPPHHDIYSIEDLAQLISDLKNANRAARISVKLVSEAGVGTIAAGVAKAHADHILISGHDGGTGASPLSSIRHAGLPWELGLAEAHQTLVRNKLRGRVTVQADGQMRTGRDLAIAALLGAEEFGVATAALVATGCIMMRKCHLNTCPVGVATQNKELRALFTGKPEHVVNMFTFLATELREIMAELGFRTINEMVGQAQMLELRENLPHWKYKKVNLNALLFKEPTNLDVALYKQEEQNHYLDDVLDRKLIDLAQPALESGESMYGEFTVQNIDRSIGTMLSNEISKVYGGPGLPDSTIHVKLRGTAGQSFGAFATAGIKLELEGDANDYFGKGLCGAQLIVYPDRTAQFKPEENSIVGNVSFYGATSGEAFIRGMAGERFGVRNSGAKVVVEGVGDHGLEYMTGGLVIILGQTGRNFAAGMSGGVAYVFDQDGTFASKVNREMVNLERLTDEDQGIVREYVEKHFQYTTSNVALNLIQNWNDQINQFVKVMPGDFEKALAGRGISLADQIRDKNIVYQDITVDVTHG; this comes from the coding sequence CCATATTAAAGGCCGCAAGTCTCACAAAATTGTTGCGGATGCCCTTCAGATGCTTCGGCGTATGGAGCACCGGGGTGCAGTAGGGTCCGAGCCAAATTCCGGCGATGGAGCCGGTTTGCTTATCCAGATTCCGCACGAATTTTTTGTAGACGAAACCCGTAAACTAGGCGTTCACCTACCTCCTGCGCTCGAATATGGCGTAGGTATGGTGTATTTTCCGAAAGATGTATGGCTCCGCGAAGAATGCCGGGCCGTACTGAATCGGAAAATGAAAATGCTTGGGCTGGAACTGCTTTGTTACCGTATCGTGCCGGTCAACAACAGTGATCTAGGCAACGGGTCACGGTCGGCAGAACCCCAAATGGAACAGGTGTTTATTAAACGCCCAACCGACGTTACGAACGCCGAAGACTTCGAGCGTAAACTGTATATCCTTCGGAATTATAGCACCCGTATCATTAATGAGACCATTGCTGGTGTCGATACGTTCTATTTCTCGTCGCTTTCATGCCGTACCATTACGTATAAGGGTCAATTAACGACGCTTCAACTGGAGCCTTATTTCCCTGACCTTCAGAACGAAGAGGTCGTGTCGGCTCTTGGTGTCGTGCATTCACGCTTCTCGACCAATACATTTCCGTCCTGGAAACTGGCCCAGCCGTTCCGCTATATTGCCCACAATGGTGAAATCAACACGGTTCGCGGAAACGTGAACTGGATGAAAGCCGCTGAGGGTTTACTGGAATCGGCTAAGTTTACGAAAGACGAAATGGATATGCTGTTGCCCATTTGCGACCAGCGTCAGTCCGACTCAGCTAACCTCGACAACGCCATCGAACTACTCGTCATGAGCGGAAGGTCGTTGCCGCACGTGATGATGATGCTCGTTCCGGAAGCCTGGGATGGCAACGAACACATGGATCCCATTCGGAAGGCGTTCTACGAGTTCCACGCGGCCCTTATTGAACCCTGGGATGGCCCGGCGTCGATTTCCTTTACCGATGGCCGCATCGTAGGCGCAACCCTCGACCGTAATGGCCTTCGTCCGTCGCGTTTCTGGGTGACCAACGAAGACGTGGTTATCATGGCCTCTGAAGTTGGCGTTCTGGATATTGACCCCGCAACTGTGGTATCAAAAGGACGCCTACAACCCGGCAAAATGTTCCTAGTCGATATGGAACAGGGACGGATTGTCGCCGATGAAGAAATCAAGGCCGAGATGGCCGGACGTCAGCCGTACCAAAAATGGCTTGACGAAAATAAAGTACGGATTCAGGATCTAGAAGCGCCCATTCGGACGTATAGCAATTATGATCCGGCGAAACTGCTTCGGATGCAGCAGGCCTTTGGCTTTACGTCTGAAGACCTTCGCATGATTCTGGCCCCAATGGTCGAAACGGGCAAGGAAGCTTTAGGCTCAATGGGTACCGATGTCCCGTTGGCAATTCTATCGGAGCAGAGCCAGCATATGAGTCATTACTTCAAGCAGTTGTTCGCCCAGGTGACCAACCCGCCTATCGACTCAATTCGGGAACGGTCGATCATGTCGTTGATTTCGTTTGTAGGCGCTACCTACAACCTGCTGAGCGAATCGCCGAAACATTGCCGTCAGGTTGAGTTAGATCAGCCGGTGTTAACGACCAAAGAGTTTGACAAACTGCGGTTTATCGACAAGCCTAATTTCCAGGCAAAAACCATCAACTGCCTGTTTACGGCTGATGGAGAAGGTAAATCCTTGGAACGCGCCCTCGACCGTATCTGTCGCTATGCCGAAGATGCCATTCAGGATGGTTACTCGATTCTCGTTCTGTCAGACCGCGCAATCGACTCCAGCCACGCGCCTATTCCGTCACTGCTGTCTACGGCAGCCATTCACCACTACCTGATTCGTCAGGGCCTGCGGGGTAAAGTTGGTATTGTAGTCGAAGCGGGCGACGTTTGGGAAACGCACCATGTGGCTACGCTGATTGGCTACGGCGCATCGGGCGTAAATCCCTACATGGCATTCGAAACGATTGCCAACATGAAGGAGAAAGGGTTGTTGCAGGTCGATTACGACATTGACAAACTCTTCAAGAACTATATCAAGGCAGTAAATGGCGAGTTACTCAAAATCTTCTCGAAGATGGGTATCTCTACTCTGCAATCGTATCAGGGTGCCATGATTTTCGAATGCCTTGGTCTGAACGAAGAAGTGGTTAGCCGCTACTTCACCGGAACCGTTTCGCGCATTGGCGGTATGGGTCTGGACGAGATGGCACGCGAGATTCTGGTGCGGCACTGCGTGGCGTTCCCGGATATGCCCGTATCAGCTCCCCGGCTCGAAGTAGGTGGAATTTACCAGTGGAAACAGCGGGGCGAAAAGCACATCTTCAACCCCGATACTATTCACCTGCTGCAACAATCGACACAAAAGAACGACTACTCGATATTTAAGAAATACTCTAAACTTATTGACGACCAGACGCAGAAAGCCATTACGCTGCGGGGTCTGCTAAGGTTTAAGAAGGGAAAATCAATTCCGGTTGATGAAGTTGAACCCATCGAAAGCATCTTCAAGCGGTTTGCTACGGGTGCCATGTCGTTCGGTTCTATTTCATGGGAAGCGCATACCACTCTGGCTATTGCCATGAACCGCATTGGCGGCAAAAGCAACTCGGGTGAAGGTGGCGAAGATGAACTCCGCTATACGCCCCTTGCCAATGGCGACAGCATGAATTCGGGTATTAAGCAGGTTGCCTCAGGCCGTTTTGGCGTAACGAGTTATTACCTGACCAACGCCCGCGAACTTCAGATCAAAATGGCGCAGGGTGCTAAACCCGGCGAGGGTGGTCAGCTACCCGGCTTTAAAGTCGATGACTGGATTGGCCGGACGCGCCACTCGACACCTGGTGTCGGCCTGATTTCGCCCCCTCCTCACCACGATATTTACTCGATTGAGGACTTGGCGCAGCTTATTTCTGACCTTAAAAACGCCAACCGGGCCGCCCGGATCAGCGTTAAGCTTGTGTCGGAAGCAGGTGTGGGTACAATTGCCGCCGGGGTTGCCAAAGCCCACGCCGACCATATACTGATTTCGGGCCACGATGGTGGAACGGGAGCATCTCCCCTGTCGTCGATTCGTCACGCGGGTTTGCCATGGGAACTGGGTCTGGCCGAAGCACACCAAACGCTGGTGCGGAACAAACTCCGTGGCCGCGTAACGGTACAGGCCGATGGGCAAATGCGCACAGGTCGTGACCTGGCGATTGCCGCCCTGCTCGGTGCCGAAGAATTTGGTGTTGCCACGGCTGCGCTGGTGGCCACAGGTTGTATCATGATGCGTAAATGTCACCTCAACACCTGTCCGGTTGGTGTAGCTACGCAGAACAAGGAATTGCGCGCGCTCTTTACGGGTAAGCCTGAACACGTAGTGAACATGTTCACCTTCCTGGCAACGGAACTGCGCGAAATTATGGCCGAGTTGGGTTTCCGCACTATCAACGAAATGGTTGGTCAGGCGCAGATGCTCGAACTGCGTGAGAACCTACCTCACTGGAAATACAAGAAGGTTAACCTCAACGCGTTACTCTTCAAAGAACCAACGAACCTTGATGTAGCGCTATACAAACAGGAAGAACAAAACCATTATCTGGACGATGTGCTCGACCGGAAACTGATCGACCTTGCCCAGCCTGCGCTGGAGTCTGGCGAATCGATGTATGGCGAGTTCACCGTACAAAACATTGACCGGAGCATTGGTACCATGTTGTCCAATGAAATTTCGAAGGTGTACGGCGGCCCTGGATTGCCCGACAGTACGATTCACGTCAAACTACGCGGAACAGCCGGACAGAGCTTTGGGGCCTTTGCTACGGCGGGTATTAAACTCGAACTCGAAGGCGATGCCAATGACTACTTCGGCAAAGGGCTTTGCGGTGCCCAACTGATCGTGTATCCCGACCGGACAGCCCAATTTAAACCGGAAGAAAACAGCATTGTCGGAAACGTATCCTTCTATGGAGCCACCTCGGGCGAAGCCTTCATTCGGGGTATGGCTGGTGAACGTTTCGGTGTTCGTAACTCAGGCGCTAAAGTTGTTGTGGAAGGTGTAGGCGACCACGGCCTCGAATATATGACAGGTGGTCTGGTTATCATTCTTGGCCAAACAGGCCGCAACTTTGCCGCCGGTATGTCGGGGGGAGTAGCGTATGTCTTTGATCAGGACGGCACGTTTGCCTCGAAAGTAAACCGGGAGATGGTAAATCTGGAGCGTCTGACCGACGAAGATCAGGGTATCGTTCGCGAGTACGTTGAGAAGCATTTTCAGTACACAACGAGTAATGTGGCCTTGAATCTGATTCAGAACTGGAACGATCAAATTAATCAGTTCGTAAAGGTTATGCCCGGCGACTTCGAGAAGGCACTTGCCGGACGGGGCATCTCGCTGGCCGATCAGATTCGCGACAAAAATATTGTTTATCAGGATATAACGGTTGATGTGACGCACGGGTAA